The genomic DNA GGAGTCAATCTGAACCGCGTCCCGGTGAATGATATCAAAGATACGACTCATAAATTATTGGCTGAAAAACAAGCGGGTAAGAAAAATGGCAGCGTTGATATGATGTGGATCAACGGGGAAAATTTTTTAACCGCAAAAGATAATGAATTGTTATGGGGGCCTTTTTCTCCCCGGTTGCCAAATGTCAAAAAATATGTTGATCAAAATGCCCCCGCCATTAATTATGATTTTGGCGAGCCGACCAAAGGGCTGGAGGCACCCTGGAGTCAGGCTCAATTTGTGCTAACTTATGATCAAAGTAAGGTGAAGCATCCACCAACATCAGCTGAAGCGCTCAAACAATGGGTTGAAAAACATCCTGGAAAATTCACCTATTCGGCTCCGCCCGATTTCACTGGAAGTGCTTTTGTTCGAAACATGTTATATGAAACGACGGGGGGTTATCAGCAATATCTAAAACCGATCGATGAGCAAAAAAATCTAAATGAAACATTAAAACCGTTATGGAACTATTTGAATGACATTGAACCTCACTTATGGCGAAATGGACAGACTTATCCAGAAAGCGCTAGTAAATTGGATCAACTTTATGCGAGCGGTTCAGTTTGGATGACTATGAGTTACAGTCCAGCCCATGCCGCTAACGAGGTAAAAACTGGAAGGTTCCCGAAATCAACTCGTACGTTGGTACTCAAGGATGGCACCCTTGCTAATACAAGTTATTTATCTATTCCGTTCAATGCCCAACATAAAGCCGCGGCAATGGTTGCGATCAACTTCATGCTGTCGCCGGATGCACAAATCGCTAAGGCTAATCCGGACAATTGGGGTGCGCTTACAGCCATAGATCCTAATCGATTGTCCGACGGAGACCAAAAGCGGCTGAATGCCATTGATCGGGGGCAGGCTACATTGTCTGCCAAAGGACTAGCGCATCATCGTGTGCCGGAAATGCCGGCAGCATACGTCGATACTATTGAAAAGGGCTGGTTGGAGCATGTGGCCAAACGTTAAACCGTATGTGTATGTTGTGCCGGTGGTGAGCGTTCTTCTGCTCTTGTTTGTCGGCGGTCTCATTCAAGGGTTTATACAAAGCCTGGGTTTTTTCCCAGCCGCGGGACAGTATGAATGGTCACTGGATGCTTATAAAAGATTATTATGGTCCAGAGACTTTTGGGATGCATTAGGGTTAACGTTTCGCATTGCCTTGTTTTCCTCACTATTGTCAGGGATTCTCGGAATGTTTATTGCTGTAAGTCTGTTTATGTTGGGTCAATTAAGAAGCGGGCGGAATCATCAGATTTGGCAGCGTTTGTTTCAGCTGCCGTTAGTCGTACCTCATTTAGCTGGTGCGTATCTAATGGTACTGCTGTTCACGCAAAGCGGTTGGTTTTCACGGATTTTTGCCACATTAGGTTGGATCAATAGCATCAATGATTTTCCCGTGTTGGTGAATGATTCATTTGGATGGGGCATTATTTTGACGTATACCTGGAAGGAAGC from Tuberibacillus sp. Marseille-P3662 includes the following:
- a CDS encoding ABC transporter substrate-binding protein, which codes for MKQSTLLLKIAAFLFILVFTVGCSEQTKDAKDLSSRQQQQLLQDDWQSILTKAKGQSVNFYLWGGNESTNRYIDEWVAPRLKEQFGVNLNRVPVNDIKDTTHKLLAEKQAGKKNGSVDMMWINGENFLTAKDNELLWGPFSPRLPNVKKYVDQNAPAINYDFGEPTKGLEAPWSQAQFVLTYDQSKVKHPPTSAEALKQWVEKHPGKFTYSAPPDFTGSAFVRNMLYETTGGYQQYLKPIDEQKNLNETLKPLWNYLNDIEPHLWRNGQTYPESASKLDQLYASGSVWMTMSYSPAHAANEVKTGRFPKSTRTLVLKDGTLANTSYLSIPFNAQHKAAAMVAINFMLSPDAQIAKANPDNWGALTAIDPNRLSDGDQKRLNAIDRGQATLSAKGLAHHRVPEMPAAYVDTIEKGWLEHVAKR
- a CDS encoding ABC transporter permease, yielding MWPNVKPYVYVVPVVSVLLLLFVGGLIQGFIQSLGFFPAAGQYEWSLDAYKRLLWSRDFWDALGLTFRIALFSSLLSGILGMFIAVSLFMLGQLRSGRNHQIWQRLFQLPLVVPHLAGAYLMVLLFTQSGWFSRIFATLGWINSINDFPVLVNDSFGWGIILTYTWKEAPFITLMIYPVLLRVHRSWFEVARIFGAGQWAFFRDILRPILMPAWMASTFIVFAFTFSAFEVPFLLGVTYPRMLPVLSYNLYTSGGLESRPEALAVNVVLVIIVSLLGVIAYWLSRRWHRGQQGGW